The following nucleotide sequence is from Ochotona princeps isolate mOchPri1 chromosome 24, mOchPri1.hap1, whole genome shotgun sequence.
CCAGCCAGTGCTCTCTACTGGGGCACACAGCGATCCAGGCAAGTCGTAGTCTCTGCTTCTCATTGTCTCTAAGTTTCTGGTTTCTTTGCTGCCACTTTTAAagagcttatttgaaaggcacagttagagacaGATCTGACATTcatcggttcactccctaaatggacacaatagctgggactgggccagggagCCTACAACTCCACCCAGGTCCCACAAGGCCTCCAAGCcgccttcctctgcttcctcagctGCATGAACAGGGGCctgaatcagcagtggagcaattggagaatcaagatggaggaatagggtaaggacacatttaaatggatggaaaaacatttaatcaggatgaagcagagaggacacattccaggaaatgggagaggacagaacaacagtagaggggtacctggagactgacagacacaggaaagcagtggacacaactgtgtggtgttgcGATGACTggtactccagcggcattcagtaaTGGTaatctaaactccaccagcagctggaactccaccagcaaccaggtgggaagggactttcactgggagcttgggatgTGAACCCAGACTAAGAaccgtccatcctgctggtccatttgatttgaccaggaacagagacagaacaacaggtcacagatggacagtgcgagaacagggtggatttcatagcccagtcagcccactagagctgaattgggcgccattttgcataaggaggcaaaggcaagggaaaggactgagcatacactgagctgggagtgaactcatttctgactcagtgaactgcatcaatgtggcattctacaggttccacccaaggcaggtctgggtagccatcagatctgacggccagcagatcaagaactgtagtagtggtacgtcaggcgccattttgtacactgtggcaaaagctttaggactgcaggggacaacagtgaactgcacatgtgctgagcttgcaagaactcactgagctcagtggattgcactggtcccataggaaaataataccgactgtggcatcgtaccgaTCAAAACAGGTTGGTAtgacacccagacctaacatccaacaggttccggcaagatcagcgccacctaCAACTTGGTtgtataggatacctggtgtcttcctaatcctgggacctgctccaaccggaagtgggagaaaggttgcagagacaatgatgCAGCCTTAatacagtatcacaggaggtgcagaatggtgagccaggatctggggctgtggagaccacggtggaaatctaacataagaacccagacctggaactcgctggagggagtggcacaagtggctgcaagcaaagagttgtgtaccaactgcaataagcaaaatcaaactgtagacctgtgggtgacacagcttagaaacctgccccaggaagactctgctaagcagaagtacaatgaccaagagcaaaagaagagacaatgttatttaatttcttggtgttgttaatttgttttttcttcctgatgttgattttgttttgtggctcttcatttaaggggatgtatgtagctgtgtagtggagactgtcatatctagtaacatggtcatttaacttcatggcattgtaaatttccatttttctttcaattgttgattttgtattgtgacttttcatttgaggggatgtacagtagctgtgaaatggagactaacatccagatgtgaggatgcaatgtggtatgcatttctgcttccagacaaagatggacttacaatgaaactgtttactatatcttaacaataggatgcaggactttctgccattgtccatgcctgcaatgacggacatatgactgtgtataaagaattatactttagtaataatatagaggaactaggttgggcgGGGCACGGAAATTGGGGCtgagataagggaaataccaggagcctatggaactgtatcatataataataataataaaatgtaaaaaaaaaaagtggaacaagCAGGTCTCCAACCAGCACTCATTCAGGATACCAGGGTTGCAGTGGGTGTCtgcacctgctatgccacaatgctggcccctttccTGGCATTTTGATGGCTCACTCTTGGCCTCGCGGattagcagaaggaaggtggTAGAGACCAGAGTAGATTTGGAGTTATCCTCTGAAACCACAGTCACTTCATTTATACTCAAAATTTcagggttttttaagatttattttatatttgaaaggcagagttgcagagagacagagatatcttccatttgctggttcactcctcaaatggccacaacaatccgGACTGGCCATGCCgaagccaggacttcttccaaggctcccacaagggtacagcaGCTCAGgccctgctttcctgggccatcaatggggagctggatcggaagtgcaacagctgggctcGAACAGGTACACACATGGGATTCTAGCATTAGAGGGAGTAACCTTACTCACTATACCCAGTGCCAGCCTCAAAAGCTGAGTTGATACTTTCTATGGGGTTTCATTCATTGGATGCCAAGTTGGGGCTGAAGATTCATCCAAAAGAGTCAAGCGTTCAGGAGAGGGATCCACTGCAGGTAGGCCAGGTCTGGCCTGGCCCCTTGCAAACACTGCTGATTTCAGGACAAGACAAGAAAGAACTGGAAGACAGGGGGAGACACTAGGGTTACTGAGCCCAGCTCTACTTTCTCAAGGTCCCTGGGGCCCACGGAGGTGAAGAAGGCTCAGACACTCACTGGTCCTGAGCAAGGAGCTTCTGAGAAGCTGGGAAAGTAAGTCCTAGTGCGGGAACAGCCCGTGTTGGCCACGGGGTGGGAGAAGGCAGACATCACCCAGTCAGGGCTGCCAAGGGCACGGCGCCAAGTGCTGCCATCATGCATTCCTGCTGGGGAGTGTACCTTTCTGGGCTCCTAACTGGCAGCTACAAcacaaggaggagggaggaggaccaCAGCACCAGGTCTGCAGAGCAGTCCTGGACATTAGGCCAGGTAATAGACTCAGTAAACAGAACACCCGGGGGCTTgcgaggccacaacagccactgtGGGGTTCAgagcctgcctctgctgctcctaGTCGGGGAACCACACCCAAGTCACTTAACCTGTTTTTCTCATACACAAAATGGAAGTCACATGAAGATTGCTATCAAGACGACCAGCTTATCTTGAGGATTCGACAGTTCTAGGAGAGCTTTCAGAATGGTGAGAGCCCAAAGAAAATATTCCGGTAACATTGGCTCTTGAAATTACTGTAATGTTATCAGTCATTATCCCAAATAAACCCTGCCTCTAGCCCTATAAGGTAACTAACATCACCCGTGTCACAGGGAGAGAAACTGAAACTCAGAAGCTTTCTTTTTTAGAATTCGTTTTGATTGTTTTTATCGGAGagttatagagacaaggagatacagaaagatcttccatccactggttaactcctcaaatagccatcacagaccagagctgagccaatccaaaaccaggagcttcctctaggtcccccacacaggtgcagggtcccaaggctttgggccatcctcaactgctttcccaggccacaagcagggagctggatgggaagaggggcagccaggacacgaaccggtcagtgcccacatgggatcccggcatatgcaaagcaaggatttagccactatgtcaTCTCTCCAGGCCCATGGATTCCAAATTGcttccaaaaaatatatatttatttcttcagcCCATTTTTGTGtgaactttgctttttaaaaaggtttattttatttgacagagataAAGAAAGGGTGTGGTAGATATtctctctgcttgttcactttTCAATTGATGCAATGGTCAAAGGTAGACCtgtctgaacctgggagccaggagtttcttcctgctaccccacatgggtgcaggttcccaaggctttgggccgtcctccactgctctccaggccacaagctggatgggaaatggagcagttagaacatgaaccaatgcccatacaggaccctggcacttgcaaagtgagatttagccattgtgccatcaTGCCAACCCATCagagacttttttaaaagatttttatttttattggaaaggcaaatatatagagaggaggggagacagaaaggaagatcttctgtccgctgattcactccccaagtggcagctacagccaatgctgagccagtctgaagccagaagtcaggagctttttacaggtctcccacactggtgcagggtcccaaggctttgggccagccttgactgctttcccaggccacaagcagggagctggttgggaagcaggacaccgggatatgaaccagcacccacatgggatcccaggtgtgcaagatgaagactagccattaggctactgtgccaggcccccttcagagacttttaaaagatatatagaAGGACCGATGCTGGGCATAACAAGATACAGCTGCCTCTGGGTGCTGATtcaggtcctgactgctccacttccctgctaataagctgggaaagcagcagaggatggcacaaggccttgggctcctgcacacatatgggagacttggaagaagctcctggctctatcCTGGCcctgctctagccattgtggccatttgggtgctttctctctctctctccccatcactacctataactctgcctttccaaaatgtatatctttcactgctttcccagaccataagcagggaactggattagaagtggggcagccaggactcgaaccagcacctatatagatggaatgccagcacttcaggCTGTAACTTAATCCACTGTGTTATAACACCTGCCCGAGGCCCAGAGACCTACCAGTGACCAAGCACTTAGCATGTGCCAGATCAACTTTAAACACTTCACAATTCTCAACTCATTTAGGTCCATGGCAACACTGTCCCTGTtgccacctcccaggcacacGGTGAAGAGGTTCAATGCCCCCCCCCTTGTTGCATGGAAGCCAGGAGACACACCCAGGTGGCATCATCCCTCCCAACCCCTCTGGCTCTTGTCCAGGGGACTAGGGTAAGCCAGAGCCAAAGCCTGGAGGCTCCCTCATGTCAGGGGTCAAAGctcagggccccaagcacctcATCCAGAACAGGGTTAAGGAGGGGAGTCACTCTCCTCAACAGAATTCAACCTggccatctgcaggaagcagcaggctTCTTAGCACACGGCTTCCCTTGGGATGTCCTGGCTGCAGGATCCAGACCAAGTCACACACAGCTGGGAGGCGGGGGACCGGGGACAAGTCTGTGCGAGGCTGACCCCCAGCAACAGTTgttttttccatcctctgatttttaccccaaatggccacaacaaccagggtccaagctaggaacttcatcccgtgtgagcagcagggaaagccttgggccatcctctgctactttctcaggtgcactcgcaggagctgagctggaaaCACAGCAGCAGAGATGTGAACCAGCATTCCAAgatgggaagccagcattgcaagtggcagcttaacccactgctctACAACTCActagagagaagaaagaatgagggtagaaagatcttctgtccatctaGTCCTCCAAATACCACAACAGTTTGGGTTAACCAGGCTgaggctaagagccaggaactccatctgggtctcccacgtgtctcctgggtggcaggagcctgactCTCCTCGGCACCTGTCAGGCTTGCCTTCTTGTGACATCTCACTGAAGTGACCCTCTCAACCAGAGCTTCCATGCTTCGGTCTCAGAGTATACCAAGATTGGAGGCCAGAGGAAAGCCGGGCCCACAAGACCCTTGGTGGCGACTCACTGCAGAGACAAGGTGGGGGTGCAGCACCACCCTGCCATGCCCCAGCCATTCACCCCCGTCACTACACTGAGCCAGGGAGTCACACACAGGTACACTTTCTTGTCACCCCAAAGATTCAGCTGAAATGCATCACAGGGGTTTTACTGAAAGCAAAGGTCATTCCATTCAAACAAGAGACCCAGCCGGAGGCCACGAGGCCAGGGGAGCCCTTCTCTGCCCAGGCACTGAGCCGGGAATCACAAAGCTTCTAAACTCTACCAAGCATGAGAAGAGCAGATTTCTGTGAGTCCAGAGGtttacagcagccaggtctgtaCACCTGCCAAGCCCTGCTGTGGCAGCACTGGATATGAACCTAGATACTCGCCCAGAaagcagctgaagccaggagtcgaaGTGAGGACCATGTGGCTTCAAGCTCATGGGCTTCCTGTTCCCAGAACCTGCATCTCTCAGCAGCATTTTGCACACAAGGCACACCTACCTACTACAGACACCTTCTCTTGAGCTGTGCCCTGACCCACTCACTCATGACTCATCGTAGAAATATGCACTGAGCCACCGCTACATGGCCAGTGCTGTCCCGCCTGCCAAGGACAGAATCGTGACCTGACTGAGCGTCATCTGCCGACTGGCAGGGAAGCGTGGCGTAAGCCAAGGAGGGGAGCTGGTTACGGCTGCTATGGGAACTGCAAGCAAGTGCCAGATGATACAGCAAGGGCCCCAACGGCATGTCGTGtgagcccatttcacagatgatgaAACAGACGGAGAAGCCAAGCACGCCGCTAGCCCCAGCCTGTTGGGTGTCTCCTTACTCCCAGTATGTGGCATTTGGGAACTTCACCTTTAGGGTAAGATTTTATAACCTTTGTGAAGGGTGCCCAGATTCAGGAAAACTAGGTTTCAAGCGTGTCACGCCAAGGAACTAGGCACAGGTTCTTGATTtggccagtgcccagtgcccGCAGGGACCCCTCCAAGACCAACTGGAGCGCGCAGGtccctccccaagtcccagtGGGCGGAGACCAAAGGGGAAGAGGAGGCCTCGGCTCCAGGAACCAGGCTGGGGCGGAGAATCTGGTGGAGTAGGGTAGGGGGAGTCCCCGTCCCGCCCCAGAATAGACTTCAGCCCCAGTGAGAGACGGCGACTGGGGACCCCTCGGCCATGGGGAGCGGGCGCGACGCCATCCTGGAGGCACTGGAGGACCTGACCGAGGAagatttcagaaagttcaagcTCAAGCTGCTGTCGGTGCCGCTGCGTGAAGGTTACGGGCGCATCCCCGGAGGGCGGCTGCGGGCTCAAGAGAAGGGCTGCATGGACCCGTTGGACCTCGCCGACAAGCTGGTCAGCTTCTACCTGGAGGAGTACGGCGCCGAACTCACTGCGACGGTGCTGCGGGACATGGGCTTGCAGGAGACAGCCCAGCGGCTGCAGGAGCGCATGCAGAAGTGCATGCAGAAGGGTGAGCGCCCCGGGGCCCCAGTGTCTTGCCTCCAACACCCGCCCCACTCCCTACCTCCCACCCCCCTACCAGCCGCGGCTGAACCTGATCTGTTACCCCACAggcttttctgctttctgttcctcctcTTCAAAAATAGTTCCTCTGCCGGGAGGGAACTTCCTGCCCTTGGTCCTGAACTTGGTATTCGGACCAAGGGTACCTGTAACCCCACGGTTGGAGATTCGGTGGGCTGGGAGGGGTGATCACGTGACATCTCCTTACAGGCTCTGCAGCTGCACCCTCCAGAACCAAGCAGGCAGCCAAGCCAGGTGAGGCCTCCACGCCCAGCCCTCCTATCTGGGCCCCtctgcagccctgccccaccccttccCTTCCCTAGGCAGGCTGCAGTCCCATCCAGTGCAGGGCAGGGCCAAGGCCGTCCACCCACCTTCATCCACACCCTTTTCTGGGTTGGGAGCCTGGCTCACCTCACTGGTGAGTCATGCTGGGTCCCGTTCAGAGGGACTTCAGCGAGAGCTGGGGGGTCACAGGGATGGCCACCCGCCCACCCCCGCTGGCAGGGCAATGGCTCACCTGGTCTTCTTGCCCACCCCCTAGCACTGCACTTTGTGGACCAGCACCGAGCAGCCCTCATTGCGAGAGTCACCCACGTCGACGGGGTGCTGGATGAGCTGTACGGGAGTGTCCTGACCGAGGAGCAGTATCAGGCGGTGCGGGCTGAGACCACCAACCCAAACAAGATGAGGAAGCTCTTCAGCTTTGCTCCAGCCTGGGACGCCAACTGCAAGGAACTGCTCCTGCAGGCCCTGCGGGAAAAACA
It contains:
- the LOC101522554 gene encoding apoptosis-associated speck-like protein containing a CARD, which translates into the protein MGSGRDAILEALEDLTEEDFRKFKLKLLSVPLREGYGRIPGGRLRAQEKGCMDPLDLADKLVSFYLEEYGAELTATVLRDMGLQETAQRLQERMQKCMQKGSAAAPSRTKQAAKPALHFVDQHRAALIARVTHVDGVLDELYGSVLTEEQYQAVRAETTNPNKMRKLFSFAPAWDANCKELLLQALREKQPYLVDDLQRS